Proteins encoded together in one Hevea brasiliensis isolate MT/VB/25A 57/8 chromosome 16, ASM3005281v1, whole genome shotgun sequence window:
- the LOC110669819 gene encoding probable protein phosphatase 2C 47 has protein sequence MASATDVSHQISTWDVGCTNSNSSLPAMDNENDDASENLSQSKAGKPPRNLSCMRHCSNTAFLTDPELDIGVICLKSPSTENSGFLPIFRSGSSSEKGPKQYMEDEYICVDNLHQYFSRAINCPSPVAFYGVFDGHGGVDAASFTRKNILNFIVEDSQFPSGMKKAIKSAFVKADHALADTKAVDSSCGTTALTALILGRTMLIANAGDSRAVLGKRGRAIELSKDHKPNCTSERIRIERLGGVIYDGYLNGQLSVARALGDWHIKGAKGSKSPLSAEPELEEINLTEEDEFLIIGCDGLWDVMSSQCAVTIVRKELMIHNDPERCSKALVKEALQRNTCDNLTVVVVCFSPDPPPKIEMPRSHKRRSISAEGLDRLKGVLNAD, from the exons ATGGCTTCAGCGACTGATGTTTCACATCAGATATCAACATGGGATGTTGGATGTACTAACAGTAATAGCAGTTTGCCTGCCATGGACAATGAAAACGATGATGCTTCTGAGAATTTGAGCCAATCGAAAGCTGGCAAACCTCCAAGAAACCTCTCTTGCATGAGGCATTGCAGCAACACAGCATTTTTGACAGATCCT GAATTAGATATTGGAGTTATCTGCTTGAAGTCGCCATCAACTGAGAATTCTGGATTTCTACCTATATTTCGCTCAGGAAGCTCTTCTGAGAAAGGACCAAAGCAATACATGGAGGACGAGTACATATGCGTGGACAATCTACATCAATATTTTTCTAGGGCTATAAACTGCCCTTCTCCTGTAGCATTTTATGGG GTGTTTGATGGGCATGGTGGCGTTGATGCAGCGTCATTTACCAGAAAGAACATTCTTAATTTTATCGTTGAAGATTCACAATTTCCATCTGGTATGAAAAAAGCAATTAAGAGTGCCTTTGTGAAGGCTGATCATGCACTTGCTGATACTAAAGCTGTTGATAGTTCCTGTGGCACTACTGCTTTGACTGCTCTTATCTTGGGAAG GACCATGCTCATCGCCAATGCTGGTGATTCTAGAGCTGTGTTGGGCAAACGAGGAAGAGCAATTGAACTGTCGAAAGACCACAAACCTAACTGCACCTCTGAGAGAATAAGAATTGAGAGACTAGGAGGTGTAATTTATGATGGCTACCTTAATGGTCAATTATCCGTGGCACGTGCTCTTGGTGATTGGCATATTAAGGGTGCTAAAGGTTCAAAAAGCCCCTTGAGTGCTGAGCCAGAGTTGGAAGAGATTAACCTGACTGAAGAAGATGAGTTTTTGATAATTGGTTGTGATGGTCTGTGGGATGTGATGAGCAGCCAGTGTGCAGTCACAATTGTGAGGAAGGAACTCATGATCCATAATGATCCTGAGAGGTGCTCAAAAGCACTTGTCAAGGAGGCACTCCAGCGCAACACATGCGACAATCTGACTGTCGTCGTGGTCTGTTTCTCTCCTGATCCACCTCCTAAGATTGAAATGCCTAGATCTCATAAAAGGAGGAGTATATCAGCCGAGGGGCTGGATCGTCTCAAAGGCGTGTTGAATGCCGATTGA
- the LOC110669771 gene encoding 54S ribosomal protein L19, mitochondrial gives MATLKEILTRRPVAATIRLTVPAGAARPAPPVGPALGQYRLNLMAFCKDFNARTQKYKPDTPMAVTITAFKDNTFEFTVKSPSVTWYLKKAAGIESGSSRPGHVVASTLTLKHIYEIAKVKQSDPYCQYMSLESISKSIIGTATSMGIKVVKDLD, from the coding sequence ATGGCAACTCTTAAGGAAATATTAACCCGGCGACCGGTGGCGGCGACAATTCGCCTCACCGTCCCAGCCGGCGCCGCCCGCCCGGCGCCGCCTGTGGGTCCTGCACTTGGGCAGTACCGTCTCAACTTAATGGCATTCTGCAAGGACTTCAACGCACGGACCCAGAAATACAAGCCGGACACTCCCATGGCCGTCACCATAACGGCGTTCAAGGACAACACCTTCGAGTTCACTGTGAAGTCACCATCGGTTACCTGGTACTTGAAGAAAGCAGCCGGGATCGAGTCCGGTAGCAGCCGGCCGGGACACGTGGTGGCGTCGACGTTAACTTTGAAGCATATATACGAGATTGCGAAGGTGAAGCAGTCTGATCCTTATTGTCAATACATGTCTCTTGAGTCTATTTCTAAGTCTATTATTGGGACTGCAACTagcatgggaattaaggttgtgaAGGACTTGGATTAG